The Staphylococcus carnosus genome has a segment encoding these proteins:
- a CDS encoding cell division protein SepF, translating to MSHLALKDLFSNFFVIEEEEDEVADNQQQSKTKRAQAEPEAERPTQQDSYYEPTQQQQSSQQSNNHQYNERQRAIKTVPKRQTQSNRLQSSSNERKYQPMNESTARNVVNMNASNLHESSKMCLFEPRVFSDTQDIADELKNRRATLVNLQRIDNVSAKRIIDFLSGTVYAIGGDIQRVGNDIFLCTPDNVEVAGSITEDMESTEYDYE from the coding sequence GTGAGCCACTTGGCTTTAAAAGACCTATTTAGCAACTTTTTTGTTATAGAAGAAGAGGAAGATGAAGTTGCTGACAATCAGCAGCAATCAAAGACAAAGAGAGCTCAAGCTGAACCAGAAGCAGAAAGACCGACACAACAAGATTCTTATTACGAACCAACTCAACAACAGCAAAGTTCACAACAATCAAATAACCATCAATATAATGAAAGACAGCGTGCAATTAAAACTGTTCCAAAACGCCAAACACAATCAAATCGATTGCAATCGTCTTCCAATGAAAGGAAGTATCAACCAATGAATGAATCTACTGCAAGGAATGTGGTTAACATGAATGCTTCTAATTTACATGAAAGTTCAAAAATGTGTTTGTTTGAACCACGCGTATTTTCTGATACTCAAGATATTGCAGATGAATTAAAAAATCGTCGCGCTACTTTAGTTAATTTACAAAGAATTGATAATGTATCAGCTAAACGCATTATCGACTTTTTGAGTGGAACTGTATATGCAATTGGTGGCGATATACAACGCGTAGGCAATGATATTTTCTTATGTACGCCAGATAACGTAGAAGTAGCTGGCAGTATTACAGAAGATATGGAATCTACTGAATACGATTATGAATAG
- a CDS encoding YggS family pyridoxal phosphate-dependent enzyme: MNVKQNLEEINNNINKSLESVENDTRPNVIAVTKYVTIERAKEAYDAGIRNFGENRLEGFKAKKEALPDDAIMHFIGTLQSRKVKEVVDDIDYLHALDRKSLAKEINKRATRPVNCFVQINVSGEESKHGIALNDVNDFIEMLSQYENIRVVGLMTMAPFTEDEAQIRQVFKQLREKRDEINKLNLEYAPCTELSMGMSNDYEIATEEGATYVRIGTKLVGKEE; encoded by the coding sequence ATGAATGTGAAACAAAATCTCGAAGAAATCAACAACAATATTAATAAAAGTTTGGAAAGTGTTGAAAACGACACACGACCTAACGTGATTGCCGTTACAAAATATGTTACAATAGAGCGAGCTAAAGAAGCATATGATGCAGGAATTCGTAATTTCGGTGAAAACCGCTTAGAGGGTTTTAAAGCAAAAAAAGAAGCTTTGCCGGATGATGCAATTATGCATTTTATTGGAACTTTACAATCTAGAAAAGTAAAAGAAGTCGTTGATGATATTGACTATTTACATGCACTCGATCGCAAAAGTTTAGCAAAAGAAATTAATAAACGTGCGACACGTCCAGTTAATTGTTTTGTTCAAATCAATGTTTCAGGTGAAGAATCTAAACATGGCATTGCATTGAATGATGTAAATGATTTTATAGAAATGCTCAGCCAATACGAAAATATTCGTGTGGTTGGTTTAATGACAATGGCGCCTTTTACTGAAGATGAGGCACAAATTAGACAAGTATTTAAACAGTTAAGAGAAAAAAGAGATGAAATTAACAAATTGAATCTAGAATATGCGCCATGTACTGAGCTTTCAATGGGAATGAGCAATGATTATGAAATTGCAACAGAAGAAGGCGCAACTTATGTTAGAATCGGTACGAAACTAGTAGGAAAAGAGGAGTGA
- the pgeF gene encoding peptidoglycan editing factor PgeF codes for MPEQFIKKPHYLEHTNASRDNIMLGFTTREDGVSDYPENAFNMARYIDDKSENVTHHQEQLAELIGYPREQWVFPIQTHETKVVEVTKEDGNTNIDALTDDLYGVDGIYTYEPDLLLTMCYADCVPVYFYSKKHHFVALAHAGWRGTVGRIVEEILKHVDFDYNDLSVVIGPATSNSYEINDDIKSKFENLPIDTTQFIETRGQDKHGIDLKEANKQLLIQAGVPESQIDVTSYATSENLDLFFSYRVEKSKTGRMLAFIGQHK; via the coding sequence ATGCCAGAACAATTTATTAAAAAACCGCACTACTTAGAACATACAAATGCTTCAAGAGATAATATAATGCTAGGTTTTACGACACGTGAAGATGGAGTGAGCGATTATCCTGAAAATGCCTTTAATATGGCAAGATATATCGACGACAAGAGCGAAAATGTGACCCATCATCAAGAGCAATTAGCTGAATTAATAGGCTATCCTAGAGAGCAATGGGTATTTCCGATTCAAACACACGAAACAAAGGTAGTAGAGGTTACTAAAGAAGATGGCAATACAAATATTGATGCATTGACGGATGATCTTTATGGTGTAGATGGCATATATACTTATGAACCTGATTTATTACTTACAATGTGTTATGCAGACTGTGTTCCTGTCTATTTCTATAGTAAAAAACATCACTTTGTTGCACTTGCGCATGCAGGATGGCGTGGTACTGTCGGCAGAATCGTTGAAGAGATTTTAAAACATGTCGATTTTGATTACAATGATTTAAGTGTAGTAATTGGTCCTGCGACTTCTAATAGTTATGAAATTAATGATGATATAAAATCAAAATTTGAAAACTTACCGATAGATACAACACAATTTATAGAAACACGCGGTCAAGATAAACATGGCATTGATTTAAAGGAAGCTAACAAGCAACTTTTAATTCAAGCAGGTGTTCCAGAATCACAAATTGATGTGACTAGTTATGCAACTTCAGAGAATTTGGACTTATTCTTCTCATATAGGGTAGAAAAAAGTAAGACTGGCCGTATGCTTGCATTTATCGGACAGCACAAGTAA
- the ftsZ gene encoding cell division protein FtsZ — translation MLEFEQGFNHLATLKVIGVGGGGNNAVNRMIDHGMNNVEFISINTDGQALNLSKAESRIQIGEKLTRGLGAGANPEIGKKAAEESREQIEDAIQGADMVFVTAGMGGGTGTGAAPVVAKIAKEMGALTVGVVTRPFSFEGRKRQTQAAAGVESMKAAVDTLIVIPNDRLLDIVDKSTPMMEAFKEADNVLRQGVQGISDLIAVSGEVNLDFADVKTIMSNQGSALMGIGVSSGENRAVEAAKKAISSPLLETSIVGAQGVLMNITGGESLSLFEAQEAADIVQDAADEDVNMIFGTVINPELQDEIVVTVIATGFEDKPATHARKQSNTGFGSSASNASGASSNDEGIGHAPRSNSSESSSESRTHTTKEDDIPSFIRNREERRSRRTRR, via the coding sequence ATGTTAGAATTTGAACAAGGATTTAATCATTTAGCGACTTTAAAAGTCATCGGTGTTGGCGGCGGAGGTAATAACGCTGTAAACCGAATGATTGACCATGGAATGAATAATGTAGAATTTATTTCTATCAATACAGATGGTCAAGCATTGAACTTATCTAAAGCAGAGTCCAGAATCCAAATCGGTGAAAAATTAACACGCGGTTTAGGTGCTGGCGCGAACCCAGAAATCGGTAAAAAAGCTGCCGAAGAATCACGTGAACAAATCGAGGATGCTATCCAAGGTGCGGATATGGTATTCGTAACTGCAGGAATGGGCGGCGGTACTGGTACAGGTGCTGCTCCAGTTGTTGCGAAAATCGCAAAAGAAATGGGCGCATTGACTGTTGGTGTTGTAACTCGTCCATTCAGCTTTGAAGGACGTAAACGTCAAACACAAGCAGCTGCAGGTGTTGAATCAATGAAAGCAGCTGTAGATACATTAATCGTGATTCCAAACGATCGCTTATTAGATATCGTTGACAAATCTACGCCAATGATGGAAGCATTCAAAGAAGCAGATAACGTACTACGTCAAGGTGTACAAGGTATTTCTGACTTAATCGCTGTTTCAGGTGAAGTTAATCTTGACTTTGCAGACGTTAAAACAATTATGTCTAACCAAGGTTCAGCATTAATGGGTATCGGTGTTTCATCTGGTGAAAACCGTGCAGTTGAAGCAGCTAAAAAAGCTATTTCATCTCCATTACTTGAAACTTCAATCGTTGGGGCACAAGGTGTCTTAATGAATATTACAGGTGGAGAGTCATTATCTTTATTCGAAGCACAAGAAGCAGCTGACATCGTACAAGATGCAGCAGATGAAGATGTAAACATGATTTTCGGTACTGTAATTAATCCTGAATTACAAGATGAAATCGTAGTAACTGTAATTGCTACAGGTTTTGAAGATAAACCAGCAACACATGCACGTAAACAATCTAATACAGGTTTCGGATCAAGTGCGTCTAATGCTTCAGGTGCTTCAAGCAATGATGAAGGTATTGGCCATGCACCAAGATCTAATAGTTCAGAATCATCTAGCGAATCAAGAACACATACTACTAAAGAAGATGATATTCCAAGCTTCATTAGAAACAGAGAAGAAAGACGTTCAAGAAGAACTAGACGTTAA
- the ftsA gene encoding cell division protein FtsA translates to MEEHYYVSVDIGSSSVKTIVGEKFHNGINVIGTGQTYTSGIKNGLIDDFDLAKQAVKDTIKKASIASGVDIKEVFLKLPIVATEVYDETNEIEFYEDTELSGTHIETVLEGIRDKNDVEETEVVDTFPIRFVVDGDNEVSDPKELIARHSLKVEAGVIAIQKSILVNLIKCVESCGVDVLDVYSDAYNYGSVLTPTEKELGAVVIDIGQDLTQIAFYERGELVDADSIEMAGRDITDDVAQGLNTSFDTAEKVKHQYGHAFYNSASDQDVFTVEQIDSDEDAQFTQKDLADIIEARVEEIFFNVFDILQELGLTKVNGGFVVTGGSANLLGVRELLQDMVNEKVRIHTPSQMGIRKPEFSSAISTISSSITFDELLDYVTISNHDNEEFEEEVIESEPKEHTEKSGGFDWFKKKPNKQAHEEHVETEQNAADEHVPEEEHHPNHENDQNSDQSHEKDESKFKKLLKSLFD, encoded by the coding sequence ATGGAGGAACATTACTATGTGAGTGTAGATATTGGTTCATCTAGTGTTAAAACAATAGTAGGCGAAAAATTTCATAATGGAATTAATGTGATAGGTACAGGACAAACCTATACCAGCGGTATCAAAAATGGCTTAATTGATGACTTTGATTTAGCCAAACAAGCTGTTAAAGATACAATTAAGAAAGCTTCAATTGCTTCTGGCGTTGACATTAAAGAAGTATTTTTGAAATTGCCGATTGTTGCAACTGAGGTTTATGATGAAACCAACGAAATTGAATTTTATGAAGATACAGAATTAAGCGGTACACACATTGAAACTGTATTAGAAGGTATCAGAGATAAAAATGACGTTGAAGAAACAGAGGTTGTGGATACTTTCCCAATTCGTTTCGTAGTAGACGGTGATAATGAAGTTTCTGATCCTAAAGAATTGATTGCTAGACATTCTCTAAAAGTAGAAGCTGGTGTTATCGCAATTCAAAAATCTATTTTAGTAAACTTGATTAAATGTGTTGAATCATGCGGTGTAGATGTATTAGATGTTTATTCTGATGCATACAACTACGGTTCAGTTTTAACACCAACAGAAAAAGAGTTAGGTGCAGTTGTGATTGATATCGGTCAAGACTTGACTCAAATCGCTTTCTACGAGCGAGGAGAACTAGTAGATGCAGATTCAATCGAAATGGCAGGCCGCGACATCACTGATGATGTAGCACAAGGCTTAAATACGTCATTTGACACTGCTGAAAAAGTAAAACATCAATATGGTCACGCATTTTATAATTCTGCATCAGATCAAGATGTATTTACTGTTGAACAAATTGACAGTGATGAAGATGCTCAATTTACTCAAAAAGATTTAGCAGATATTATTGAAGCACGTGTAGAAGAAATCTTTTTCAATGTGTTTGATATCTTGCAAGAATTAGGATTGACAAAAGTGAATGGCGGCTTTGTTGTTACTGGCGGCTCAGCAAACTTATTAGGTGTAAGAGAGCTTTTACAAGATATGGTGAATGAGAAGGTCAGAATACATACACCTTCGCAAATGGGAATCAGAAAGCCAGAATTCTCTTCTGCAATTTCTACAATTTCCAGCAGTATTACTTTCGATGAATTGTTAGATTATGTTACAATTAGTAATCATGATAATGAAGAATTTGAAGAGGAAGTAATCGAATCTGAACCTAAAGAACACACTGAAAAATCAGGTGGATTCGACTGGTTCAAGAAGAAACCGAACAAGCAAGCTCATGAAGAGCATGTTGAAACTGAACAAAATGCAGCGGATGAACATGTTCCTGAAGAAGAACATCATCCTAACCACGAAAATGATCAAAACTCAGACCAATCTCATGAGAAAGATGAAAGTAAATTTAAAAAATTATTGAAATCTCTATTTGATTGA
- a CDS encoding cell division protein FtsQ/DivIB, whose translation MSDKVRKIDSEYLKEKRRKRRERQRRIQLSVFGVLIALIALIILYMFTPISRIDQVRIKGTQHVDNSEVKKALNINKKTKIYTFSKGKAIAKLKKNPYVKNVEINRQFPNDIEVKVTEYQLVGLIEEKGKYYPVLDNDHILKDDNQKIPEDAPVISGFSQSKRAKIIQALSEMKPDIRSSISEVEYADDKENQNQIKLFMKDNIQVLGNISMISDKLKYYPEMSKALERDDSGNLKKSGYIDLSVGASFIPYNEGKTTSSESSDKLREGTAIEDKAKDELQNTLNKINEQSKDSSKDKLKANSTNN comes from the coding sequence GTGTCAGATAAAGTGCGTAAGATTGATTCAGAGTATCTGAAAGAAAAACGGCGCAAGCGTCGCGAAAGACAACGGCGTATTCAACTCAGTGTATTCGGTGTTCTCATTGCGCTTATTGCATTGATCATATTATATATGTTTACGCCGATAAGTCGGATTGACCAAGTTCGCATCAAAGGAACACAACATGTCGATAACAGCGAAGTGAAAAAGGCTTTGAATATCAACAAAAAAACAAAGATATATACATTCAGCAAGGGAAAAGCAATTGCTAAATTGAAAAAGAATCCATATGTTAAAAATGTTGAGATTAATAGACAATTCCCAAATGATATTGAAGTCAAAGTAACTGAGTATCAGTTAGTTGGATTGATAGAAGAAAAAGGTAAATATTATCCTGTTCTGGATAATGATCATATTTTGAAGGATGATAATCAAAAAATACCTGAAGACGCACCGGTAATATCAGGGTTCAGTCAATCCAAACGTGCAAAAATAATTCAAGCACTTTCAGAAATGAAACCTGATATTCGCAGCTCTATCTCAGAAGTAGAGTATGCAGATGATAAAGAAAACCAAAATCAGATTAAACTTTTCATGAAAGATAACATTCAAGTTCTCGGAAACATCAGTATGATTTCCGACAAGTTGAAATATTATCCGGAAATGTCGAAAGCACTTGAAAGAGATGATAGCGGTAATCTTAAGAAATCTGGTTATATCGATTTATCCGTAGGTGCATCATTTATCCCTTATAACGAAGGAAAAACTACTTCTTCAGAAAGCAGCGATAAATTACGTGAGGGAACAGCTATTGAGGATAAAGCGAAAGATGAACTTCAAAACACATTAAATAAAATAAATGAACAATCAAAAGATAGTTCTAAAGACAAATTGAAAGCGAATAGTACAAATAATTAA
- the murD gene encoding UDP-N-acetylmuramoyl-L-alanine--D-glutamate ligase, giving the protein MLKYKGLEGKNVLVVGLAKSGYEAAKLLHHLGANVTVNDGGDLSKDPHAKDLEKMGLKVIGGHHPLSLLDSNPIIVKNPGIPYSVPLISEAEKRGLRILTEVELSYLISEAPIIAVTGTNGKTTVTSLIGDMFDKSRQTGLLSGNIGYVASKVAQEAKPEDYLITELSSFQLLGIEQYRPHIAIITNIYSAHLDYHGTLEEYRNAKRRIYKNQTEDDFLICNYNQRHLIETDGLKSKVYYFSTSQEVDGIYVKDGYIMLNGLRLIHKDDIVLPGEHNLENILAAVLAAVLGGVSIDAVIATLTSFSGIKHRLQYIGSNKTNKYYNDSKATNTLATQFALNSFNQPIIWLCGGLDRGNGFDELIPYMKNVRVMITFGETQDKLTKLGESQGKYVIRATDVKDAVDKVQNVIEPNDVVLLSPACASWDQYNTFEERGDIFIESFRAHLPSK; this is encoded by the coding sequence ATGCTTAAATATAAAGGTTTAGAAGGAAAAAATGTTTTAGTAGTGGGTTTGGCAAAGAGTGGCTACGAAGCAGCTAAGTTATTACATCATCTCGGTGCAAATGTTACTGTAAATGACGGTGGCGATCTTTCTAAAGACCCGCACGCCAAAGATTTAGAAAAGATGGGGTTGAAGGTCATCGGTGGACATCATCCGCTATCTTTATTAGACAGCAACCCTATAATTGTTAAGAATCCAGGCATCCCGTATTCAGTTCCTTTAATCAGTGAAGCTGAAAAAAGAGGCTTGAGAATTTTAACTGAAGTAGAGCTGAGTTATTTGATTTCTGAAGCGCCTATTATAGCGGTTACAGGAACAAATGGTAAAACAACAGTCACTTCATTAATTGGAGATATGTTTGATAAAAGTCGTCAAACAGGATTGCTTTCTGGCAATATCGGTTATGTTGCTTCGAAAGTAGCACAAGAAGCTAAACCAGAAGATTATTTAATTACTGAATTGTCTTCTTTCCAATTATTAGGAATTGAACAATATCGACCGCATATTGCGATTATTACTAATATTTATTCTGCCCATTTAGATTACCATGGCACTTTAGAAGAATATCGTAATGCGAAACGTCGAATTTATAAAAACCAAACTGAAGATGACTTTTTGATTTGTAATTATAATCAACGACATCTTATTGAGACAGATGGATTAAAATCAAAAGTGTATTATTTTTCTACATCACAAGAAGTAGATGGTATTTATGTTAAAGATGGTTATATCATGTTGAATGGTTTAAGACTCATCCATAAAGATGATATTGTGTTACCGGGTGAACATAATTTAGAAAACATTCTAGCAGCTGTATTGGCAGCTGTACTAGGCGGCGTTTCTATTGATGCTGTGATTGCCACTCTAACTTCATTTTCAGGTATTAAACACCGCTTGCAATATATTGGTTCTAATAAGACGAATAAATATTACAACGACTCAAAAGCAACAAATACATTGGCAACTCAATTCGCACTAAATTCGTTTAATCAGCCGATTATTTGGCTATGTGGTGGATTGGATAGAGGAAATGGTTTTGATGAACTGATTCCATATATGAAAAATGTACGCGTTATGATTACCTTCGGCGAAACGCAAGATAAGTTGACAAAGCTCGGGGAAAGCCAAGGTAAATATGTTATCCGTGCAACTGATGTGAAAGATGCAGTTGATAAAGTACAAAATGTGATTGAACCTAATGATGTTGTGTTGCTGTCACCTGCTTGTGCAAGTTGGGATCAATACAATACATTCGAAGAACGCGGTGATATCTTTATTGAAAGTTTCCGCGCTCATCTTCCATCGAAGTAA
- the mraY gene encoding phospho-N-acetylmuramoyl-pentapeptide-transferase, with protein MIYVLAIIAFLITLILVPILIPTLKRMKFGQSIREEGPQSHMKKTGTPTMGGLTFLISIIITTIIAIIFSDNANPYILLLFVTVGFGLIGFVDDYIIVVKKNNQGLTSKQKFLAQIAIAVIFFILSDVFNMIHFATGIHIPFTNVSIPLSVVYVVFIVFWQVGFSNAVNLTDGLDGLATGLSIIAFAMYAIMSFMLGNNAVGTFCIIMVFALLGFLIYNVNPAKVFMGDTGSLALGGIIATVSIMLNAEISLIFIGFVFVAETLSVILQVASFKLTGKRIFKMSPLHHHFELSGWNEWKVVSVFWIVGLITGLIGLWIGVH; from the coding sequence ATGATTTACGTTTTAGCAATTATCGCTTTCTTGATTACATTAATATTGGTTCCAATACTCATTCCAACTTTAAAGCGAATGAAGTTCGGTCAAAGTATCCGTGAAGAGGGACCTCAAAGCCACATGAAAAAAACTGGTACTCCGACGATGGGCGGGTTAACTTTCTTAATCAGTATTATTATCACAACAATTATCGCTATTATTTTTTCAGATAATGCAAATCCATACATTTTACTGTTATTTGTAACAGTTGGGTTTGGATTAATCGGATTTGTTGATGATTATATTATTGTTGTAAAAAAGAATAACCAGGGTTTAACAAGTAAGCAAAAATTCTTAGCGCAAATCGCTATTGCAGTGATTTTCTTTATTCTAAGTGATGTTTTCAATATGATTCACTTTGCGACTGGTATTCACATTCCATTTACAAATGTGAGTATTCCATTGTCAGTTGTGTATGTAGTATTTATTGTATTTTGGCAAGTTGGATTTTCTAATGCTGTGAATTTAACGGATGGATTAGATGGTTTGGCAACTGGATTATCTATCATTGCTTTTGCAATGTATGCCATCATGAGTTTCATGTTAGGCAATAACGCAGTGGGTACATTCTGTATCATCATGGTATTTGCGTTACTTGGTTTCTTGATCTACAACGTTAACCCTGCAAAAGTATTTATGGGTGATACAGGAAGCTTAGCATTAGGTGGTATTATTGCTACGGTTTCTATCATGTTAAATGCAGAAATCTCATTGATTTTCATTGGATTTGTTTTTGTTGCTGAAACATTGTCAGTTATTTTGCAAGTTGCATCATTTAAATTAACTGGCAAAAGAATTTTCAAAATGAGTCCATTGCATCACCACTTTGAGTTAAGCGGATGGAATGAATGGAAAGTAGTAAGTGTATTTTGGATTGTAGGTTTAATTACTGGTTTGATAGGTTTATGGATTGGAGTGCATTAA
- a CDS encoding penicillin-binding protein gives MPKRKIKIKKNKIGAVLLVSLFGLLFFLLVLRYSYVMLTGHSSGQDLIMKANQKYLVQQQEQPERGKIYDRNGKVLAEDVERFKLTAVVSKKADEGSEKPRHVVDKKKTAEKLSKVIDMKPDEIEKILDNKKAFQVEFGRKGTDLTYQQKDKIEKMKLPGITLYPETERFYPNGVFASHLIGMAQKNPDTGELKGAMGAEKVFDSYLAGKKGALSYIHDIWGYIAPNSKHEIAPQRGDDVHLTLDSNIQVFVEEALNDMDKHFAPKDAFAVVMDAHTGEILAFSQRPTFNPETGKDFGKTWANDLYQNTYEPGSTFKTFGLAAAIQEGKFKPDEKYMSGHRDIMGSEISDWNKTGWGKIPMSLGFTYSSNTLMMHLQDLVGADKMKSWYEKFGFGKKTGGLFDGETPGGIAWDNELQQKTSAFGQSTTVTPAQMLQAQSAVFNKGNMIKPWYVNSIDNPVNDKTLYKGKREIAGKPITEKTAEKVNKQLDLVVNSKKSHAMNYRIHGYRIGGKTGTAQVADPDNGGYVKGPFPYFVSFIGHAPSKNPKVIVYAGMSLAQKNKQEAYEMGASKAFNPIMENTLKYLNVGKNNETSSAKVFSKVPDVSGQTVQKAEDELDAQQLKPVVIGQGEKVTQQAPSTTEKLLPHSKVLLKTDGDLTMPDMKNWSKDDVIAFESLTGINVKMKGSGFVFKQSVSPNESLKGKKDIEIELSAPDAN, from the coding sequence ATGCCGAAGCGAAAAATTAAAATTAAAAAAAATAAAATAGGGGCAGTCCTCCTCGTCAGTTTGTTCGGACTGCTCTTTTTTCTATTGGTTTTAAGATATAGTTATGTCATGCTGACAGGCCACTCTTCTGGCCAAGACTTAATTATGAAAGCCAATCAGAAATATCTCGTTCAACAACAAGAACAACCTGAGCGAGGAAAAATCTATGATAGAAATGGAAAAGTACTTGCTGAAGATGTTGAAAGATTTAAATTAACAGCAGTTGTCAGCAAAAAGGCTGATGAAGGTTCAGAGAAACCGCGACATGTCGTGGACAAAAAGAAAACAGCTGAGAAGTTATCAAAAGTCATCGATATGAAACCAGATGAAATTGAAAAAATACTCGATAATAAAAAAGCGTTCCAAGTTGAGTTCGGACGTAAAGGTACAGATTTAACTTACCAACAAAAAGATAAAATTGAAAAAATGAAATTACCAGGTATTACACTATACCCAGAAACAGAACGTTTTTATCCAAATGGTGTGTTTGCATCTCATTTAATTGGGATGGCACAAAAGAATCCTGATACTGGCGAATTGAAAGGTGCAATGGGTGCTGAAAAAGTATTCGATAGTTACCTTGCAGGTAAGAAAGGTGCATTATCTTATATTCATGATATATGGGGATATATCGCACCTAATTCTAAACATGAGATTGCGCCGCAACGCGGTGATGATGTACATCTGACTTTAGATTCGAACATTCAAGTGTTTGTTGAAGAAGCCTTGAATGATATGGATAAACATTTTGCGCCTAAAGATGCATTTGCGGTTGTGATGGATGCTCATACAGGTGAGATACTCGCTTTCAGTCAACGTCCTACATTTAATCCTGAAACAGGTAAAGATTTCGGTAAGACATGGGCGAATGATTTGTATCAAAATACGTATGAACCAGGTTCAACATTCAAAACTTTCGGTTTAGCAGCAGCCATTCAAGAAGGTAAATTCAAACCTGATGAAAAATATATGTCAGGACACCGAGACATCATGGGATCGGAAATTTCTGACTGGAATAAAACTGGTTGGGGTAAAATTCCTATGAGTTTAGGATTTACTTATTCTTCAAATACATTGATGATGCATTTACAAGATTTAGTAGGTGCAGATAAAATGAAATCATGGTATGAAAAATTCGGTTTCGGTAAGAAAACAGGCGGCTTGTTTGATGGTGAGACACCAGGTGGTATTGCATGGGATAATGAACTGCAACAAAAAACATCAGCATTCGGACAATCAACAACTGTTACACCTGCTCAAATGCTGCAAGCACAATCAGCTGTTTTCAATAAAGGTAATATGATAAAACCATGGTATGTTAACAGTATTGATAATCCTGTCAATGATAAAACTTTATATAAAGGAAAAAGAGAAATTGCAGGTAAGCCTATCACTGAAAAAACGGCTGAAAAAGTAAATAAACAGCTCGATTTAGTAGTTAACAGTAAAAAAAGTCATGCTATGAACTATCGAATCCATGGTTATAGAATCGGTGGTAAAACTGGTACAGCTCAAGTTGCTGACCCAGATAACGGCGGTTATGTTAAAGGTCCTTTCCCTTATTTTGTAAGTTTCATTGGGCATGCACCAAGTAAGAATCCTAAAGTGATTGTTTATGCAGGTATGAGCTTGGCTCAGAAAAATAAACAAGAAGCTTACGAAATGGGTGCAAGCAAAGCCTTCAATCCTATCATGGAAAATACATTGAAATATTTAAATGTAGGTAAAAATAATGAAACTTCTTCTGCGAAAGTATTCAGTAAGGTTCCGGATGTATCAGGACAAACTGTTCAAAAAGCAGAAGATGAGCTGGATGCGCAACAATTAAAACCAGTTGTCATTGGACAAGGAGAAAAAGTAACACAACAAGCACCAAGTACGACTGAAAAATTACTGCCTCATAGTAAAGTATTGTTGAAAACAGATGGTGATTTAACAATGCCGGATATGAAAAATTGGAGTAAAGATGATGTGATTGCTTTTGAATCACTGACTGGAATTAATGTTAAAATGAAAGGAAGCGGATTTGTTTTTAAACAATCTGTGAGTCCGAATGAATCGCTGAAAGGTAAGAAAGATATAGAAATAGAACTTTCAGCACCTGATGCGAATTAA
- the ftsL gene encoding cell division protein FtsL, with protein MAVEKIYEPYNESYEPARQTPEVNPSPSPTRKVKRKVVVQLTKFEKVLYISLIAVIAMVSIYILSLKMDAYDTKGKIADLDQKIETQSSQNSALKSEIKKNSSYERIYEKAQKQGMSLKNDNVKVVRNNAEAKN; from the coding sequence ATGGCTGTAGAAAAGATCTATGAACCTTACAACGAAAGCTACGAACCTGCAAGACAGACCCCAGAAGTAAATCCATCGCCTTCACCGACCCGTAAAGTGAAGCGTAAAGTTGTTGTGCAACTGACAAAGTTTGAAAAAGTATTATACATATCTTTAATCGCTGTCATTGCAATGGTAAGTATTTATATTCTATCTTTAAAAATGGACGCTTATGATACTAAAGGCAAAATTGCTGATTTGGATCAAAAAATCGAAACACAATCTAGCCAAAATAGTGCTTTGAAGTCTGAAATTAAAAAGAACTCTTCTTATGAACGCATTTACGAAAAAGCTCAAAAACAAGGCATGAGCTTAAAGAACGATAATGTAAAGGTAGTGCGTAATAATGCCGAAGCGAAAAATTAA